A DNA window from Streptomyces sp. CA-278952 contains the following coding sequences:
- a CDS encoding ROK family glucokinase — protein MGLTIGVDIGGTKIAAGVVDEEGRILSTFKVATPPTAEGIVDAICAAVAGASEGHEVEAVGIGAAGYVDDKRATVLFAPNINWRHEPLKDKVEQRVGLPVVVENDANAAAWGEYRFGAGQGHDDVICITLGTGLGGGIIIGNKLRRGRFGVAAEFGHIRVVPDGLLCGCGSQGCWEQYASGRALVRYAKQRANATPENAAVLLGLGDGSVDGIEGKHISEAARQGDPVAVDSFRELARWAGAGLADLASLFDPSAFIVGGGVSDEGELVLDPIRKSFRRWLIGGEWRPHAQVLAAQLGGKAGLVGAADLARQG, from the coding sequence ATGGGACTCACCATCGGCGTCGATATCGGCGGCACGAAGATCGCGGCGGGAGTGGTCGACGAAGAGGGCCGGATCCTCTCGACGTTCAAGGTGGCGACCCCGCCGACGGCCGAAGGCATCGTCGACGCGATCTGCGCGGCGGTGGCCGGCGCGAGCGAGGGACACGAGGTGGAGGCCGTCGGCATCGGCGCCGCCGGTTACGTCGACGACAAGCGCGCCACCGTGCTCTTCGCACCGAACATCAACTGGCGTCACGAGCCGCTCAAGGACAAGGTCGAGCAGCGCGTCGGCCTGCCCGTCGTCGTGGAGAACGACGCCAACGCCGCGGCCTGGGGCGAGTATCGCTTCGGGGCCGGCCAGGGTCACGACGACGTCATCTGCATCACGCTCGGCACCGGCCTCGGCGGCGGCATCATCATCGGCAACAAGCTGCGCCGCGGACGCTTCGGCGTGGCCGCCGAGTTCGGCCACATCCGGGTCGTCCCGGACGGACTGCTCTGCGGCTGCGGCAGCCAGGGCTGCTGGGAGCAGTACGCCTCCGGCCGCGCGCTCGTCCGGTACGCCAAGCAGCGCGCCAACGCCACCCCCGAGAACGCCGCCGTGCTGCTCGGCCTCGGCGACGGCTCGGTGGACGGCATCGAGGGCAAGCACATCAGCGAGGCCGCCCGCCAGGGCGACCCGGTGGCCGTCGACTCGTTCCGTGAGCTGGCCCGTTGGGCCGGCGCCGGACTGGCGGACCTCGCCTCGCTGTTCGACCCGTCCGCGTTCATCGTCGGCGGCGGTGTGTCGGACGAGGGCGAACTCGTCCTCGACCCGATCCGCAAGTCGTTCCGGCGCTGGCTGATCGGCGGCGAATGGCGCCCGCACGCCCAGGTGCTGGCCGCCCAACTCGGCGGCAAGGCAGGGCTCGTGGGCGCGGCCGACCTGGCCCGCCAGGGCTGA
- a CDS encoding endonuclease/exonuclease/phosphatase family protein: MVLTPLPVSRTESDGSAVIRVLSYNVRSMHDDTAALARVIRACAPDLVLVQEAPRFFRWRKAAARLAKSSGLVVLSGGATAAGPLLMCSLRVAVERTEDVLLPLTPGLHRRGFATAVVRIAGARLGVLSCHLSLQRDERLAQAGLLLERLAAMGMHHAVAGGDLNDVPTGKAFRHLAGPLQDCRAVAPWGGELTFPPDEPRKRIDAVFATPGIEVLGCGVPTGLDGVSEDDLRAATDHLPVLAALRIPAG, translated from the coding sequence ATGGTCCTGACGCCCCTGCCCGTCTCCCGTACCGAGTCGGACGGTTCAGCCGTCATCAGAGTGCTGAGCTACAACGTCCGGTCGATGCACGACGACACCGCGGCGCTGGCCCGCGTCATCCGCGCCTGCGCGCCCGATCTGGTCCTCGTCCAGGAGGCCCCGCGCTTCTTCCGCTGGCGCAAGGCGGCGGCCAGGCTCGCCAAGAGCAGCGGCCTGGTGGTGCTGAGCGGCGGGGCCACCGCCGCCGGACCGCTGCTGATGTGCTCGCTCCGGGTGGCCGTCGAGCGCACCGAGGACGTCCTGCTGCCGCTCACCCCCGGCCTGCACCGCAGGGGCTTCGCCACCGCCGTGGTGCGGATCGCCGGGGCCAGGCTCGGGGTGCTGAGCTGCCATCTGAGCCTCCAGCGCGACGAACGCCTCGCCCAGGCCGGCCTGTTGCTGGAACGGCTGGCGGCGATGGGCATGCACCACGCCGTGGCGGGCGGCGACCTCAACGACGTACCGACCGGCAAGGCGTTCCGGCACCTGGCCGGGCCCCTCCAGGACTGCCGGGCCGTCGCTCCGTGGGGCGGCGAGCTGACGTTCCCGCCCGACGAACCCCGTAAGCGCATCGACGCCGTCTTCGCGACCCCGGGCATCGAGGTGCTCGGCTGCGGCGTCCCGACCGGGCTGGACGGGGTGAGCGAGGACGACCTGAGGGCGGCCACGGACCATCTGCCGGTCCTGGCCGCCCTCAGAATCCCCGCGGGGTGA